Proteins co-encoded in one Kribbella solani genomic window:
- a CDS encoding GntR family transcriptional regulator has protein sequence MSTPGAEGTRRETGRQAWLRTVAADVARLDRSSSAERAADILRRSITEGALPPGAQLSEVELTEVLEVSRNTLREAFRLLTHEGLLVYKLHRGVFVPELGEHDVIDLYRLRRVLEVDVVRGLAGREPELPADRLEPLRAEVDAAEAAARADTWPAVGTANMRFHQQLIGLAGSSRMDAVTGRLLAELRLLFHVIAAPRELHEPYIGRNRALLELLEARKYDEAAADLHEYLLDSEHRILAAFRAR, from the coding sequence ATGAGTACGCCTGGGGCCGAGGGGACGCGGCGGGAGACCGGGCGGCAGGCGTGGTTGCGGACCGTAGCCGCGGACGTCGCGCGGCTGGACCGGAGCAGCTCGGCCGAGCGGGCCGCGGACATCCTCCGCCGGAGCATCACCGAGGGCGCGCTGCCGCCCGGCGCCCAGCTGTCCGAGGTCGAGCTGACCGAGGTCCTGGAGGTCAGCCGGAACACGCTGCGTGAGGCCTTCCGGCTGCTCACCCACGAGGGCCTGCTGGTCTACAAACTGCACCGCGGCGTCTTCGTACCCGAGCTGGGCGAGCACGACGTGATCGACCTGTACCGGTTGCGCCGCGTACTGGAAGTGGATGTCGTCCGCGGTCTGGCCGGCCGCGAACCGGAGCTCCCGGCGGACCGGCTGGAACCGTTGCGGGCCGAGGTCGACGCGGCCGAGGCGGCGGCGCGGGCGGACACCTGGCCGGCCGTGGGTACGGCGAACATGCGCTTCCACCAGCAACTGATCGGCCTGGCCGGAAGCAGCCGGATGGATGCGGTGACCGGCCGGCTGCTCGCGGAGCTGCGACTCCTCTTCCACGTGATCGCGGCGCCGCGCGAGCTGCACGAGCCGTACATCGGGCGGAACCGCGCGCTGCTCGAGCTGCTCGAAGCCAGGAAGTACGACGAGGCCGCCGCGGACCTGCACGAGTACCTCCTCGACTCCGAGCACCGCATCCTCGCCGCCTTCCGCGCGCGATGA
- a CDS encoding dihydrodipicolinate synthase family protein: protein MSEKLDGVIVATALPYAEDVAAPAGLRPDLDKYAEHCRWVVENGCRGVGPNGSLGEYSSLTDDERRAVARTAIEAVGDDGIVVVGVHGVGSHQARSWAEKAAEDGADGVLCLPPTMYRANRGEVISHFTEVAKAGLPVMVYNNPLDTKVDLTPDVLADLAQIENVVAVKEFSGDVRRILEIREQAPDLAVIAGADDLTLEALLMGATGWFAGFPNVFPKESVRLFELATQGKLEEARALYEPLVAAFRWDSRTEFVQAIKYGMDYVGRFGGPCRPPRGPLVPEHVAQLEQDMKKAVESLR, encoded by the coding sequence GTGAGCGAGAAGTTGGACGGCGTGATCGTTGCGACCGCGTTGCCGTACGCCGAGGATGTGGCCGCGCCGGCGGGGCTGCGGCCGGACCTGGACAAGTACGCCGAGCACTGCCGCTGGGTGGTCGAGAACGGCTGCCGCGGCGTCGGGCCGAACGGTTCCCTGGGCGAGTACTCGTCACTCACCGACGACGAGCGCCGTGCCGTCGCCCGGACCGCGATCGAGGCGGTCGGTGACGACGGGATCGTGGTCGTCGGCGTGCACGGCGTCGGTTCGCACCAGGCCCGGTCCTGGGCGGAGAAAGCAGCGGAGGACGGCGCCGACGGCGTACTCTGCCTGCCGCCGACCATGTACCGGGCCAACCGCGGCGAAGTGATCAGCCACTTCACCGAGGTCGCGAAGGCCGGTTTGCCGGTGATGGTCTACAACAACCCGCTGGACACCAAGGTCGACCTGACCCCGGACGTACTCGCCGACCTCGCCCAGATCGAGAACGTGGTCGCGGTGAAGGAGTTCTCCGGTGACGTCCGCCGGATCCTCGAGATCCGCGAGCAGGCGCCGGACCTGGCCGTGATCGCCGGCGCCGACGACCTCACGCTCGAGGCGCTGCTGATGGGCGCGACCGGCTGGTTCGCGGGCTTCCCGAACGTGTTCCCGAAGGAATCGGTGCGGTTGTTCGAGCTCGCCACGCAGGGCAAGCTGGAGGAGGCTCGCGCGTTGTACGAACCGCTGGTCGCCGCCTTCCGCTGGGATTCGCGGACCGAGTTCGTGCAGGCGATCAAGTACGGGATGGACTACGTCGGCCGGTTCGGCGGACCCTGCCGGCCGCCGCGCGGGCCCCTCGTACCCGAGCACGTCGCGCAGCTGGAGCAGGACATGAAGAAGGCAGTGGAGTCACTGCGATGA
- a CDS encoding biotin-dependent carboxyltransferase family protein, which translates to MSSLTVIESGPLATIQDRGRAGQAALGVPASGACDRAAYELANRLVGNVAGAAAIELTYGGLVVHADTELVVAITGAPCTGVPLNAPARVRAGELLRFGPPATGLRTYLAVRGGVDVPPVLGSRSTDLLSGLGPAPLTAQQTLPIGTLVEPMPGVDLAPVAHPPGGEVRLRVTPGPRRDWFTDAGWAALVEQTYQVSSNSNRVGVRLDGAPLDRSRTGELASEGMARGAIQIPPSGTPVIFLADHPVTGGYPVIAYVTEPDLDACAQLRPGQPVRLID; encoded by the coding sequence ATGAGCAGCCTGACCGTCATCGAATCAGGGCCGTTGGCAACGATCCAGGACCGCGGCCGGGCCGGCCAGGCCGCGCTCGGGGTACCGGCGTCGGGCGCCTGCGACCGGGCCGCGTACGAGCTGGCGAACCGTCTGGTCGGCAACGTCGCCGGCGCGGCCGCGATCGAGCTGACGTACGGCGGGCTGGTCGTCCACGCCGACACCGAGCTCGTCGTCGCGATCACCGGCGCGCCGTGTACCGGCGTACCGCTGAACGCGCCCGCCAGAGTACGCGCCGGCGAACTGCTGCGATTCGGGCCTCCGGCAACTGGTTTGCGGACGTACCTCGCGGTACGCGGCGGAGTGGACGTACCGCCGGTCCTCGGGTCGCGCTCGACCGATCTCCTGTCCGGACTTGGCCCCGCGCCACTCACTGCCCAGCAGACGCTGCCGATCGGAACGTTGGTGGAACCAATGCCAGGCGTGGACCTTGCTCCGGTCGCGCATCCGCCCGGTGGCGAGGTGCGGTTGCGGGTGACACCGGGGCCGCGGCGCGACTGGTTCACGGACGCCGGGTGGGCGGCGCTGGTGGAGCAGACCTATCAGGTGAGCAGCAACAGCAACCGCGTCGGCGTACGCCTCGACGGCGCGCCGCTGGACCGTTCCCGAACCGGCGAACTCGCCAGCGAGGGCATGGCCCGCGGCGCGATCCAGATCCCGCCGTCGGGCACCCCGGTCATCTTCCTCGCCGACCACCCGGTGACCGGCGGCTACCCGGTCATCGCGTACGTCACCGAACCGGACCTGGACGCCTGCGCCCAACTCCGCCCCGGCCAACCCGTACGACTCATCGACTGA
- a CDS encoding aminopeptidase P family protein, with protein MTDDARTDQTPKSYRPIDSKGFRDFIARGWGPVDRTVTVPDGLAEAAAEHRRKLAAALPGRRIAIAAGRAPVRSNDTDYLFRADSDFVWLTGCQAEGSVLVLSGDGDATLYLRETAGPDEADFFANARDGELWIGPVPGLKDWSDALQIACRPIEELPAAVRGAVPFILSVPGVEPLLDALVRTSPTDGNSLRQTLAELRRIKDDWELDQLREAVAASVQAFGDVASELPEAIRGGGERWLQGTFDRRARTAGNGVGYASIVAAGNHAPVLHWVRNDGPVNEGDVILLDAGVETRTLYTADVTRTFPATGEYTAAQRQVHDLVHKAQLASLDAVQVGAPYRAFQYEALRVLAEGLRDWGLLDVSLDELLGPDGQQHRRYIVCGTGHYIGLDVHDCDASRPEAYFAGTIEAGMALAVEPGLYFHPNDETVPPELRGIGIRIEDNVVVHSDRLEILTEDLPITTDGLEQWTRSQLARK; from the coding sequence ATGACCGATGACGCCCGGACCGATCAGACGCCGAAGTCGTACCGCCCGATCGATTCCAAGGGGTTCCGGGACTTCATCGCCCGCGGCTGGGGACCGGTGGACCGGACGGTGACGGTGCCGGACGGGCTGGCCGAGGCGGCCGCCGAGCACCGGCGGAAGCTGGCCGCGGCGCTGCCGGGCCGCCGGATCGCGATCGCGGCCGGCCGCGCGCCGGTCCGGTCGAACGACACCGACTACCTGTTCCGCGCGGACAGCGACTTCGTTTGGCTGACCGGTTGCCAGGCCGAGGGTTCGGTGCTGGTCCTCTCGGGTGACGGCGACGCGACGCTGTACCTGCGCGAGACGGCCGGCCCGGACGAGGCCGACTTCTTCGCGAACGCGCGCGACGGCGAGCTGTGGATCGGCCCGGTGCCGGGCCTGAAGGACTGGTCGGACGCGCTGCAGATCGCCTGCCGCCCGATCGAGGAGCTGCCGGCCGCGGTCCGCGGCGCGGTCCCGTTCATCCTGTCCGTACCTGGTGTCGAGCCGCTGCTGGACGCGCTGGTCCGGACGTCGCCGACCGACGGCAACTCGCTGCGCCAGACCCTGGCCGAGTTGCGCCGGATCAAGGACGACTGGGAGCTGGACCAGCTGCGCGAGGCCGTCGCCGCGAGCGTACAGGCGTTCGGCGATGTGGCCAGTGAGCTGCCGGAGGCGATCCGTGGCGGCGGTGAGCGCTGGCTGCAGGGTACGTTCGACCGCCGCGCCCGGACCGCCGGCAACGGTGTCGGGTACGCGTCAATCGTTGCTGCAGGCAACCACGCGCCGGTGCTGCACTGGGTACGCAACGACGGCCCGGTGAACGAGGGCGACGTGATTCTGCTGGACGCCGGTGTCGAGACCCGGACGCTGTACACCGCGGATGTCACCCGGACCTTCCCGGCCACCGGCGAGTACACGGCGGCGCAGCGGCAGGTACACGACCTGGTGCACAAGGCGCAGCTCGCCTCACTCGACGCCGTCCAGGTCGGCGCTCCGTACCGGGCCTTCCAGTACGAAGCGCTGCGCGTGCTGGCCGAAGGGCTGCGGGACTGGGGTCTGCTCGACGTGTCGCTCGACGAGCTGCTCGGTCCCGACGGCCAGCAGCACCGGCGGTACATCGTCTGCGGGACGGGCCACTACATCGGCCTCGACGTCCACGACTGCGACGCGTCCCGGCCGGAGGCGTACTTCGCCGGCACGATCGAGGCCGGAATGGCGCTCGCGGTCGAGCCGGGCCTGTACTTCCACCCGAACGACGAGACCGTCCCGCCGGAGCTGCGCGGCATCGGGATCCGGATCGAGGACAACGTCGTCGTGCACTCCGACCGGCTGGAGATCCTGACCGAGGACCTGCCGATCACC
- a CDS encoding 5-oxoprolinase subunit B family protein: MRLLPAGDRAVLVELGNLDEVLGYYAALTADPPAEVIDIVPAAHTVLVTTSGPLGALSQALRAVTPAGTTQVAGDLIEIPVTYDGADLDDVARLLGCSVSEVVARHTGDEWTVAFCGFSPGFGYLTSAGTWNLPRRESPRTKVPVGAVALAGEFSGVYPRESPGGWQLIGRTTVRIFDQDREPAALFHPGRRVRFVDAGRG; encoded by the coding sequence ATGCGGCTGCTCCCGGCGGGAGATCGCGCGGTGCTGGTCGAGCTCGGCAACCTCGACGAAGTCCTCGGGTACTACGCGGCACTCACCGCCGATCCGCCGGCCGAGGTCATCGACATCGTCCCGGCGGCGCACACCGTGCTGGTCACGACCTCCGGTCCGCTCGGCGCGCTGTCGCAGGCCCTCCGGGCGGTCACGCCGGCCGGCACTACGCAGGTGGCAGGCGATCTGATCGAGATCCCGGTCACGTACGACGGCGCTGACCTGGACGACGTGGCGCGGTTGCTGGGGTGCAGTGTCAGCGAGGTGGTCGCGCGACACACGGGCGACGAGTGGACGGTGGCGTTCTGCGGCTTCTCGCCCGGCTTCGGGTACCTCACCTCCGCCGGAACGTGGAACCTTCCGCGGCGCGAGTCACCGCGTACCAAGGTGCCGGTCGGCGCGGTCGCGCTGGCCGGCGAGTTCAGTGGCGTGTACCCGCGGGAATCGCCCGGTGGATGGCAGCTGATCGGCCGGACGACGGTGCGGATCTTCGACCAGGATCGCGAACCGGCCGCGCTGTTCCACCCCGGCCGCCGGGTCCGGTTCGTCGACGCGGGTCGTGGATGA
- a CDS encoding VOC family protein, with translation MTTQRIPGGKSAVTPYVAAKGADRFLEFVESTFEVPPGLRVLNADGTVGHAEIAIDGAVLMVFDAAPDWPEMPSLLSVYVDDVERTYARALQAGATVVTELMYSGITGDRGGRVKDPVGNIWWLQTHVEDVDPARLGELFADPVEAAIMRKAQETFADEMRSRRP, from the coding sequence ATGACGACGCAGAGGATTCCTGGTGGGAAGTCGGCCGTGACGCCTTACGTGGCGGCCAAGGGCGCGGATCGGTTCCTGGAGTTTGTGGAAAGTACGTTCGAGGTGCCGCCAGGGCTGCGCGTCCTGAACGCGGACGGGACGGTCGGCCACGCCGAGATCGCGATCGACGGTGCGGTGCTGATGGTGTTCGACGCGGCGCCGGACTGGCCTGAAATGCCCAGCTTGCTGAGTGTGTACGTCGATGACGTCGAGCGTACGTACGCCCGGGCACTGCAGGCCGGAGCGACCGTGGTGACGGAGCTGATGTACTCGGGGATCACCGGCGATCGTGGTGGCCGGGTGAAAGATCCGGTGGGGAACATCTGGTGGTTGCAGACGCACGTCGAGGATGTGGACCCGGCTCGGCTGGGGGAGTTGTTCGCGGATCCGGTCGAGGCGGCGATCATGCGGAAGGCGCAGGAGACCTTCGCCGACGAAATGCGAAGCCGGAGGCCCTGA
- a CDS encoding LamB/YcsF family protein, with product MDLNADLGEGFGSWPMGDDTALLDVVTSANVACGFHAGDPSIMRRVTARAVERGVAIGAHVGYADKAGFGRRFVDIEPDALRDEVVYQLGALDAFARIAGDRVRYVKPHGALYNTIGHHEAQATAVVAAVADYDKSLPVLGLPGSAWLRLAADAGLTVVHEAFADRAYTPEGTLVSRREAGSVLHDADEIAARCTAMATGQPIRDDSGGSLVVEPASICVHGDTPGAVDIARRVRGALEGAGVTMRPFTG from the coding sequence ATGGACCTGAACGCTGATCTCGGCGAAGGCTTCGGCTCCTGGCCGATGGGTGACGACACCGCGCTGCTCGACGTGGTGACCAGCGCGAACGTGGCCTGCGGCTTCCATGCCGGCGACCCGTCGATCATGCGCCGGGTGACCGCGCGGGCGGTCGAGCGCGGCGTCGCGATCGGTGCACACGTCGGGTACGCCGACAAGGCCGGTTTCGGCCGGCGCTTCGTCGACATCGAACCGGACGCGTTGCGGGACGAGGTCGTGTACCAGCTCGGCGCGCTGGACGCGTTCGCGCGGATCGCCGGGGATCGGGTCAGGTACGTGAAGCCGCACGGCGCGCTGTACAACACGATCGGTCACCATGAGGCCCAGGCCACGGCGGTGGTTGCCGCGGTGGCCGACTACGACAAATCCCTTCCGGTGCTGGGCTTGCCCGGTTCGGCTTGGCTTCGGCTTGCCGCGGACGCCGGGCTGACCGTCGTACACGAGGCCTTCGCGGACCGCGCGTACACCCCGGAGGGCACGTTGGTGTCGCGACGCGAGGCCGGGTCGGTGCTGCACGACGCGGACGAGATCGCGGCCCGGTGTACGGCAATGGCGACCGGACAACCGATCCGCGACGACTCCGGCGGATCGCTTGTCGTCGAACCGGCGTCGATCTGCGTACACGGTGACACTCCCGGCGCCGTCGACATCGCCCGGCGGGTACGCGGCGCGCTGGAGGGAGCGGGCGTGACGATGCGCCCGTTCACCGGCTGA
- a CDS encoding proline racemase family protein: MRSVRTITAIDSHTEGMPTRVVTGGVGVVPGTTMAERREYFVEHLDDLRRFLVNEPRGHAAMSGAILQPPTRPDADWGVLYVEVSGCLPMCGHGTIGVATVLVESGMVEVTEPATLVRLDTPAGLVVVDVAVSNGRAERVTLRNVPSYSHALDASVDVPGFGKVGYDLAYGGNFYAILPLEQLGLPFDRAEKDRILHAGLAIMDAINATDRPVHPLDAGINGCKHVQFTAPGRDGADSRNAMAIHPGWFDRSPCGTGTSARMAQLYARGELSLHADFVNESFIGTRFTGRLIEETTVGPYAAVVPTVTGRAWITGTANYLLDPDDPFPTGFVL, from the coding sequence ATGAGATCCGTCCGGACCATCACCGCCATCGACTCGCACACCGAGGGGATGCCGACCCGCGTCGTCACCGGCGGGGTCGGGGTGGTCCCGGGTACGACGATGGCCGAGCGCCGCGAGTACTTCGTCGAGCACCTGGACGACCTGCGGCGGTTCCTGGTGAACGAACCGCGCGGTCACGCCGCGATGAGCGGCGCGATCCTGCAGCCGCCGACCCGCCCGGACGCGGACTGGGGCGTGCTGTACGTCGAGGTGTCCGGCTGCCTGCCGATGTGCGGTCACGGCACGATCGGGGTCGCGACGGTGCTGGTCGAGTCGGGCATGGTGGAGGTCACCGAACCGGCCACGTTGGTCCGGCTGGACACCCCGGCCGGGCTGGTCGTGGTGGATGTTGCCGTGAGCAACGGCCGGGCCGAGCGCGTGACGTTGCGGAACGTCCCGTCGTACAGTCACGCGCTGGACGCGTCGGTGGACGTGCCGGGGTTCGGCAAGGTCGGTTACGACCTGGCGTACGGCGGGAACTTCTACGCGATCCTGCCGCTCGAACAACTCGGCCTACCGTTCGACCGGGCCGAGAAGGACCGGATTCTGCACGCCGGGCTGGCGATCATGGACGCGATCAACGCGACCGATCGGCCGGTGCATCCGCTCGACGCCGGGATCAACGGGTGCAAACACGTGCAGTTCACCGCGCCGGGCCGGGACGGGGCGGACTCGCGGAACGCGATGGCGATTCATCCCGGCTGGTTCGACCGGTCGCCGTGCGGCACCGGTACGTCGGCGCGGATGGCGCAGTTGTACGCGCGCGGTGAACTTTCGCTGCACGCCGACTTCGTGAACGAGTCGTTCATCGGGACCCGTTTCACTGGGCGGTTGATCGAGGAAACCACGGTCGGCCCGTACGCGGCGGTCGTCCCCACCGTCACGGGCCGGGCCTGGATCACCGGCACCGCCAACTACCTGCTGGACCCCGACGACCCGTTCCCCACCGGCTTCGTGCTGTAA
- a CDS encoding UBP-type zinc finger domain-containing protein — protein sequence MTEIPGIDSSAPPSGTGCAECLAAGGWWFHLRRCAQCGHIGCCDSSPAQHASAHVTETGHQIVRSFEPGEDWFWHYGESEYYDGPELAPPAARPNTQPVPGGNVPPDWQTKLHR from the coding sequence ATGACGGAGATTCCAGGGATCGACAGCAGTGCTCCCCCGAGCGGCACCGGATGCGCCGAGTGCCTTGCCGCCGGCGGATGGTGGTTCCACCTGCGGCGGTGCGCGCAGTGCGGGCACATCGGTTGCTGCGACTCCTCACCCGCTCAGCACGCGTCCGCCCACGTGACCGAGACCGGCCACCAGATCGTCCGCAGCTTCGAACCGGGCGAGGACTGGTTCTGGCACTACGGCGAGTCCGAGTACTACGACGGCCCCGAACTGGCCCCACCGGCCGCCCGCCCGAACACCCAGCCCGTACCCGGCGGAAACGTGCCGCCCGACTGGCAGACAAAGCTTCATCGATAG
- a CDS encoding FAD-dependent oxidoreductase yields the protein MSSYLRPRSGDPAEVGTPEAVEVTVDGQGVAAYAGQTVAAVLLSNGRDTWRTTRVRDKPRGVFCGIGACHDCLITVNGLPDVRACQRTIAPGDIITTQRGAELPGVASVRPSPASGEGVQVGPGAAEVRRAGVVVVGAGPAGVSAALAAAEAGVEVLLVDNGRSIGGQYHRQLPVELAARRPERIQHDWKRFASQRDRIAAHPRITYLPETSVWAIEGRRLWAQRGPADASGRQPFSIDATAVVLATGAYDRVLPFPGWDLPGVYTAGAAQALAKGHRVAVGRRVVVAGTGPFLLPVAESLIGVGARVVSLLEANLLSTVRRGWASDPLVAAGKLREVAGYGALLARHRVPLRHGWTVIAAHGTARVEAVTVARLDVNWKVVSGSEREVEVDAVCVGFGFTANLELAVAAHCKLTTGPDGGPAVAVDGDQQTSTPGIFAAGELTGIGGADLSAAEGELAGLAAAHHTQQPTTQQPTTQQPTTQQHHPATTHQHHPTAEGADVTAGQAGPARAQPARLVGRGWRFARALGRAYPVRDGWMGWSDAGTVVCRCEEVLRGELDDAAAARGLADGRALKLSSRAGLGMCQGRVCSRNVAALVARPGEVPNPSMKRPIAVPVRLRDLAAAETGSEPETPETPETPEMREMRETREMREMRETREMPKTPETRGIPTSPETMEEQ from the coding sequence ATGAGTTCGTATCTGCGTCCGCGATCGGGCGATCCGGCCGAGGTCGGTACGCCGGAAGCGGTCGAGGTCACGGTTGACGGACAGGGTGTTGCCGCGTACGCGGGGCAGACGGTCGCGGCTGTTCTTTTGTCGAACGGTCGGGATACGTGGCGTACGACCCGCGTCCGTGACAAGCCGCGCGGGGTGTTCTGTGGAATCGGTGCTTGTCACGACTGCCTGATCACGGTGAACGGTCTCCCGGACGTGCGCGCTTGCCAACGCACGATCGCGCCCGGCGACATCATCACCACCCAACGAGGTGCTGAACTACCCGGAGTCGCGTCGGTTCGGCCGTCGCCCGCGTCCGGGGAGGGCGTTCAGGTGGGGCCTGGAGCCGCGGAGGTACGTAGGGCGGGTGTTGTTGTGGTCGGCGCCGGACCGGCTGGAGTGTCTGCCGCGCTGGCTGCGGCGGAGGCTGGGGTTGAGGTGTTGCTGGTGGACAACGGGCGGTCGATTGGTGGGCAGTACCATCGGCAGCTGCCTGTTGAGCTCGCTGCTCGGCGGCCGGAGCGGATTCAGCACGATTGGAAGAGGTTTGCGAGTCAGCGGGATCGGATCGCTGCGCACCCTCGGATCACCTACCTGCCGGAGACGTCTGTCTGGGCGATCGAAGGGCGTCGGCTCTGGGCTCAGCGAGGTCCCGCGGATGCGTCCGGGCGGCAGCCGTTCTCGATCGATGCGACTGCTGTCGTGCTGGCGACCGGTGCTTATGATCGCGTGCTTCCCTTTCCTGGTTGGGATTTGCCGGGGGTGTACACGGCCGGGGCCGCGCAGGCGCTCGCGAAAGGGCACCGGGTGGCGGTTGGCCGGCGGGTGGTTGTCGCTGGCACCGGGCCTTTTCTGCTTCCGGTGGCGGAGTCGTTGATCGGCGTTGGCGCGCGGGTGGTGTCGTTGCTTGAGGCAAATTTGTTGAGCACCGTGCGCAGAGGCTGGGCGAGCGATCCATTGGTTGCTGCTGGCAAGTTGCGTGAGGTTGCTGGGTATGGTGCGTTGCTGGCTCGGCATCGGGTTCCGTTGCGGCATGGGTGGACGGTGATTGCCGCGCACGGCACAGCTCGGGTTGAGGCGGTCACTGTTGCTCGGCTGGACGTCAACTGGAAGGTGGTTTCCGGAAGTGAACGCGAGGTGGAAGTCGATGCCGTCTGCGTTGGCTTCGGCTTTACTGCAAACCTGGAGTTGGCGGTCGCCGCGCACTGCAAGCTGACCACTGGACCCGACGGCGGTCCTGCAGTTGCCGTAGACGGCGACCAGCAGACCAGTACACCCGGGATCTTTGCTGCCGGTGAGCTGACCGGAATCGGTGGCGCGGACCTGTCCGCCGCCGAAGGAGAACTGGCCGGCCTAGCCGCCGCCCACCACACCCAGCAACCCACCACCCAGCAACCCACCACCCAGCAACCCACCACCCAACAACACCACCCAGCCACCACCCACCAACACCACCCCACCGCGGAAGGGGCAGATGTTACTGCGGGGCAGGCGGGACCGGCGCGTGCTCAGCCGGCGCGGTTGGTTGGGCGGGGGTGGCGGTTTGCCAGGGCGTTGGGGCGGGCGTATCCGGTTCGGGACGGGTGGATGGGTTGGAGTGACGCGGGGACGGTGGTTTGCCGGTGTGAGGAAGTGCTGCGGGGGGAACTGGACGACGCGGCGGCGGCGCGTGGGCTGGCGGATGGGCGGGCTTTGAAGTTGAGCAGCCGGGCGGGGCTGGGGATGTGTCAGGGGCGGGTGTGTTCGCGCAACGTCGCCGCTCTGGTCGCCCGGCCCGGGGAAGTGCCGAATCCAAGTATGAAACGACCGATCGCGGTGCCGGTGCGGTTGCGTGATCTCGCCGCCGCCGAGACCGGGTCCGAGCCGGAGACGCCGGAGACGCCGGAGACGCCGGAGATGCGCGAGATGCGCGAGACGCGGGAGATGCGGGAGATGCGCGAGACGCGGGAGATGCCGAAGACACCGGAGACGCGGGGGATCCCGACATCCCCGGAGACGATGGAGGAACAGTGA